Proteins from one Acidobacteriota bacterium genomic window:
- a CDS encoding VWA domain-containing protein, with protein MKSQFRWVSSVLFAVVCVICLTALCLPVSAQSGRKRSSPPVKANTEDLSSPAPPRKEEVIMAGADDPALQDDEVLKIDATLITVPAVVSDSNGYYLPFLRKDQFKLFEDGTEQDISFFASERVPFHVALVLDMSGSTILSAPDIQTAARAFVNHMRDDDKVAVVTFASSIELMCDFTDDRQVLENAIERTRSGGSTKLYEAVYKTVRNYMRNIEGRKAIILLTDGEDTSSKGVSYHDAIDAVVESDVLTYVIRYPVSDWSGQTGAPGRPNRIPFPLPIPGNPFPLPWPRRPQGTPPTRWPMTAAFTPPQGRIPQTARPYYSKDTFLNDLAQATGGDLYQYESMGSLSSVFTHIAEELRHIYVLGYYPTNPVDNGGYRKLKVTVSQPDAKVRARAGYMARPIGTKD; from the coding sequence ATGAAGTCGCAGTTCAGATGGGTGTCGTCTGTCTTGTTTGCGGTTGTGTGTGTCATATGTTTGACCGCACTCTGTCTTCCAGTCTCGGCCCAGTCGGGCAGAAAACGATCTTCTCCACCAGTCAAAGCCAACACCGAGGATCTTTCCTCACCGGCACCGCCGCGCAAAGAAGAAGTCATCATGGCTGGGGCAGATGACCCGGCATTGCAGGATGATGAAGTTTTAAAGATTGATGCCACGTTGATTACCGTCCCGGCGGTTGTCAGCGATAGCAACGGCTATTACCTGCCCTTTTTGCGCAAAGACCAGTTCAAATTGTTTGAAGACGGCACCGAACAAGATATTTCGTTTTTTGCCTCGGAACGGGTTCCGTTCCATGTCGCGCTGGTGCTCGATATGAGCGGGAGTACTATCTTGAGCGCTCCGGACATTCAAACCGCGGCGCGGGCGTTTGTAAATCACATGCGCGATGACGACAAAGTGGCCGTCGTGACGTTTGCCAGTTCGATTGAACTGATGTGTGACTTCACCGATGACCGCCAGGTTCTGGAAAATGCCATTGAACGCACCCGCTCTGGCGGCAGCACCAAGCTCTATGAAGCGGTGTATAAGACGGTGCGCAACTACATGCGCAACATCGAAGGTCGCAAAGCCATCATCCTGCTGACAGATGGTGAAGATACGTCAAGCAAAGGCGTTTCCTATCACGATGCGATTGATGCCGTGGTCGAATCCGATGTGTTGACCTATGTGATTCGATATCCGGTGAGTGACTGGTCAGGTCAGACCGGCGCCCCTGGACGACCCAACCGGATTCCGTTTCCGCTGCCGATTCCAGGCAATCCATTCCCACTTCCCTGGCCTCGACGCCCACAGGGGACACCACCAACCCGGTGGCCAATGACTGCCGCATTCACACCACCGCAAGGCCGCATTCCACAAACAGCCCGGCCTTACTATTCAAAAGATACGTTTTTAAATGATTTAGCCCAGGCCACCGGCGGCGACCTCTATCAATATGAATCAATGGGGTCGCTGTCATCGGTTTTCACCCACATTGCCGAAGAACTCCGCCACATTTATGTCCTTGGGTATTATCCAACCAACCCGGTTGACAATGGCGGCTACCGCAAGCTGAAAGTCACGGTTTCCCAACCTGACGCCAAAGTTCGCGCCCGTGCCGGCTATATGGCGAGGCCAATCGGAACAAAAGATTGA